The Manihot esculenta cultivar AM560-2 chromosome 11, M.esculenta_v8, whole genome shotgun sequence genome includes a region encoding these proteins:
- the LOC110625645 gene encoding uncharacterized protein LOC110625645: protein MHSERGWMYARLKDGLLNPLFLEGLNEFISAAKQFPDCLNGELIRCPCNRFKCQNRSFEDENTVRFHLMKYEFVRDYYVWYLHGEIQNYNAVHRRNNDSTDNTCNVEYQHGEFSNAYEQLVADAAGPSFSPSISCENHSQLSAVARILNIKSEHHLSERCFDNICQLIKEILPTDNLFTDNFYSTKKLLEGLGLPIQKIYSCLNSCMIYWGEDNELLRCKECDHPRYKRLQDSQSSSKTQVAYSKMYYMPIIPRLQRLYASNATAKDMTWHANHGTNDDLMHHPADSHAWKAFDNNWPHFSAEKRNVRLGVCTDGFQPFGQSGQQYSSWPVILTPYNLPPGPRNPKDKLDVYLQPLITELKDLWENGVETYDAFNKENFNLRAALIWTISDFPAYAMVSGWSTTGRTACPYCMEDSDAFTLTRGGKQSWFDNHHKFLPPSHSFRRNKTAFRKNVSVTKKAKPPISSEEILK, encoded by the exons ATGCATTCTGAAAGAGGTTGGATGTATGCAAGACTAAAAGATGGTCTACTAAATCCTTTATTCCTTGAAGGATTAAATGAATTCATATCAGCTGCCAAACAGTTTCCAGACTGTTTGAATGGAGAACTAATTAGGTGTCCATGTAATCGATTTAAGTGCCAAAATCGCAGTTTTGAAGATGAGAATACAGTTAGGTTTCATCTGATGAAATATGAGTTTGTTAGAGACTATTATGTATGGTATTTGCATGGGGAAATTCAAAACTACAATGCGGTCCATAGAAGAAATAATGATTCGACTGACAACACTTGCAATGTGGAATATCAACATGGTGAGTTCTCTAATGCTTATGAGCAACTAGTTGCAGATGCAGCAGGGCCTAGTTTCTCCCCATCAATAA GTTGTGAAAATCATTCACAGCTGTCAGCTGTGGCAAGGATATTGAATATCAAATCTGAACATCATTTGTCCGAACGTTGTTTTGATAATATTTGCCAATTAATCAAAGAAATTTTACCTACTGATAATTTGTTTACTGATAATTTCTACTCTACAAAGAAATTGCTTGAAGGCTTGGGATTACCAATTCAGAAGATTTATAGTTGCTTAAATAGTTGTATGATTTATTGGGGTGAGGATAATGAATTGCTCAGGTGCAAGGAGTGTGATCATCCGAGGTACAAACGATTGCAAGATAGCCAAAGCTCTAGTAAAACCCAAGTTGCTTATAGTAAAATGTATTACATGCCAATCATACCTAGACTACAAAGGTTGTACGCATCTAATGCTACAGCTAAGGATATGACTTGGCATGCCAATCATGGGACTAATGATGATTTAATGCATCATCCAGCTGATTCGCATGCATGGAAAGCTTTTGATAATAATTGGCCTCATTTCAGTGCTGAGAAACGTAATGTCCGTTTGGGAGTGTGTACCGATGGTTTTCAACCCTTTGGACAATCTGGACAGCAATATTCATCATGGCCTGTCATATTGACACCGTACAATTTACCCCCTG GGCCTAGAAATCCAAAAGATAAGTTGGATGTGTATTTGCAACCCCTAATAACTGAGTTGAAAGATTTATGGGAGAATGGagttgaaacatatgatgcattcaataaagaaaatttcaacttGCGAGCTGCTTTAATATGGACTATAAGTGATTTTCCTGCTTATGCAATGGTATCTGGATGGAGCACTACAGGACGGACTGCTTGTCCTTATTGCATGGAAGATAGTGATGCATTCACATTGACAAGAGGAGGTAAGCAGTCATGGTTTGATAATCATCACAAATTTTTACCTCCTAGCCATTCTTTTAGAAGAAACAAAACAGCTTTTAGGAAGAATGTATCTGTTACTAAGAAAGCTAAACCACCTATTTCCAGTGAAGAAATACTGAAATAG
- the LOC122725025 gene encoding uncharacterized protein LOC122725025: protein MRGRGRGSSSRGRGDHGRGSVHTNESENINQDLVQHTALIPRPDQGERSTQGAASSTPASVHTFATASAPIGLPPIPSMATSASASISASGSCGPTGYRPYISLVNSIMQPSDPIARRITLIFKEKLKYFLWEEAIEQLMKIAWRKKAAERYRSLICSVRNGKEKRLSLTKGVMDAWQSAWGATEYKEKCKKFLNNRKSETGGQGAGPLRHCGGSISQYRHQQQMRERLGRDPLPHELFEATHKKKGTSEFVDARSKAIHTDNDSSQASRIDEAQLYFEAVGREKKRRVYGLGSQASVFFPNKTSASTSFTSAQQNQDLQNEVADLRRKIQEREDNEQVLREDNEQVLREQNVRITSELSQVKDLLMQLVSQRQGNQPSAPGEGTSEQPPDQADEANDEDEDDDENTTHL, encoded by the exons ATGAGAGGACGAGGACGTGGATCTTCATCACGGGGTCGAGGAGACCATGGCAGGGGTAGTGTCCACACAAATGAATCAGAAAATATCAATCAAGATTTGGTACAGCACACTGCTTTGATTCCTAGACCAGACCAGGGTGAGAGATCCACACAGGGTGCTGCATCATCCACTCCCGCTTCAGTGCACACATTTGCTACTGCCTCAGCTCCCATAGGTTTGCCACCTATTCCATCGATGGCTACATCTGCATCTGCATCTATATCTGCTTCTGGTAGTTGTGGACCTACAGGATACAGACCATATATTTCCTTAGTAAACTCAAT CATGCAGCCTTCTGATCCGATTGCTAGGCGGATTACCTTGATCTTCAAGGAAAAGTTA AAATACTTCTTATGGGAGGAGGCAATAGAGCAGCTTATGAAGATAGCTTGGAGGAAGAAAGCTGCCGAGCGGTATCGTAGCCTTATATGTAGCGTAAGGAATGGGAAGGAGAAGAGGCTATCACTGACAAAAGGAGTAATGGATGCATGGCAATCCGCTTGGGGAGCAACTGAGTATAAAGAGAAATgcaaaaaattcttaaataacAGAAAGAGTGAAACAGGTGGGCAAGGTGCTGGCCCATTAAGacattgtggaggatccatatcTCAGTATAGGCATCAACAACAGATG CGCGAAAGACTAGGCAGAGATCCTCTACCTCATGAGTTATTTGAGGCTACTCATAAAAAGAAGGGTACCTCAGAGTTTGTTGATGCACGCTCAAAGGCCATTCat ACAGATAATGACAGTAGTCAGGCATCCCGCATTGATGAGGCTCAGTTATACTTTGAGGCAGTAGgtagagagaaaaaaagaagggtGTATGGTCTTGGATCACAGGCTTCAGTTTTCTTCCCAAACAAGACTTCTGCTAGTACATCCTTCACATCAGCTCAGCAAAATCAGGATCTTCAAAATGAAGTGGCTGATCTCAGACGCAAGATACAGGAGcgtgaggataatgaacaagtaTTGcgtgaggataatgaacaagtaTTGCGTGAGCAAAATGTGCGGATTACCTCTGAGCTCTCACAGGTGAAAGATTTACTTATGCAGCTTGTGAGTCAAAGGCAAGGCAACCAGCCTTCAGCTCCCGGTGAGGGAACTTCTGAACAGCCTCCTGATCAAGCAGATGAAGCTAATGATGAGGACGAGGACGATGATGAGAATACTACACATTTatag